CGAGCCGCTCGCCGGGGATGGGCTCGCCGAGCTCCTCGCGAGCTCCGGGGACGGTGTCCCAGAGGCCCTGGGTCAGGTCGACGGAGCGATTGCCGGACAGTGGCTGGGACAGCGTGTGCCGGACCAGGCGCGCGCCGTCATCCAGCGCGAGCACGGAGCTGGTGCCGGGGCCGCCCCAGATCAGCGCGTCCGACCAGCCGTCGGAGTCGGCGAGGCCGGTGAGGTCGGGGCGGAGCAGCAGACCGCCGACGCGATCGTCGGACACCTTCGCCAGTGACAACAGCTCGGTGGCGAGCACGGCGGACGGCACGTACGGGACCGGAACGAGTCCCCAGGCCAGGGCCTGCGCGACGACCATCACCTCCACCCCACCGGCGATCGGGGCCGCGCCGTCCCGGCGGCGCAGCTCCAGCAGGCCCATCTGCTCCAGCTGGACCCACGCGTGGGCCGGGTCCCGGTCCTCGAGGTCGACCGGGTTGGTGATGCCCACCGCCGTGGCCAGCGCCTCGACGGTCTCCTGCAGGGCGAGTTGTTCGGAGTTGAGCAGCGCGTACATGGGTGCCCTCCCGGCGCATTGACTGAACAGGATTCAATTCATACGCAGTGAACGACTTGCTGTCAATCAGCA
The genomic region above belongs to Kribbella solani and contains:
- a CDS encoding acyl-CoA dehydrogenase, producing MYALLNSEQLALQETVEALATAVGITNPVDLEDRDPAHAWVQLEQMGLLELRRRDGAAPIAGGVEVMVVAQALAWGLVPVPYVPSAVLATELLSLAKVSDDRVGGLLLRPDLTGLADSDGWSDALIWGGPGTSSVLALDDGARLVRHTLSQPLSGNRSVDLTQGLWDTVPGAREELGEPIPGERLDAWLALALSTISADMVGIMRRALHGAIAYSKERIAYGQPVGSFQAIQHLAAETHVTIEAAYSTVCYAAWCVDETDPAEALLAARTAKAYCASVARTATENVMQIYGGVGQTWEHPAHFYTRRALLGTLLFGDENAQLAEIARTRLGGS